A genomic stretch from Aminobacter aminovorans includes:
- a CDS encoding LysR family transcriptional regulator → MNLKQLDVFRAVMQTGSTIGASGVLALSQSAISRQLTSLEEEIGFELFRREKGRLVPKPEATALLLEVGELSDVLARLKRRTDELSAGRSGRTLIKMGFPHSLTTTLLPKLVADFLATQDQVSIELVAGPYDMIERAVMGRSVDFGFVRLPTEDRGLVTMPLVSSGQLCVLPAGHPLATRETISADDLAGSDLVLLGRLRSSREDIEERLRRAQGAVRCRVEAHSVEASVALVAEGIGVSIIPALIGSLLKSERVVMRPFAPPLWSDYGIATLREAPLSRPMLMFIAMLKERLVGDGVLTKPI, encoded by the coding sequence ATGAACCTGAAGCAGTTGGACGTCTTTCGCGCGGTGATGCAGACCGGTTCGACGATCGGCGCATCGGGCGTGCTCGCCTTGTCACAGTCGGCAATCAGCCGCCAGCTCACGAGCCTGGAGGAAGAGATCGGTTTTGAGCTGTTTCGTCGCGAGAAGGGCAGGCTGGTTCCAAAGCCTGAGGCAACCGCACTGCTCCTGGAGGTCGGCGAACTCTCGGACGTTTTGGCACGGCTGAAGCGCCGGACCGACGAACTCAGTGCCGGGCGCTCGGGCCGGACGCTGATCAAGATGGGGTTTCCGCATTCGCTGACCACGACGCTGTTGCCGAAGCTGGTCGCCGACTTTCTGGCAACGCAGGATCAGGTCAGTATCGAGCTGGTGGCCGGGCCCTATGATATGATCGAACGCGCGGTCATGGGCCGCAGCGTCGATTTCGGCTTTGTCCGGCTGCCGACCGAAGATCGTGGCCTGGTGACGATGCCGCTGGTGTCGAGCGGGCAGCTGTGTGTTTTGCCGGCCGGTCATCCACTGGCTACGCGCGAGACCATCAGTGCCGACGATCTTGCAGGCTCCGATCTGGTGCTGCTCGGGCGACTGAGATCGAGCCGCGAAGACATCGAAGAGCGGCTGCGGCGTGCCCAGGGCGCGGTCCGTTGCCGGGTCGAAGCGCATTCGGTGGAGGCAAGCGTCGCTCTGGTCGCCGAGGGCATAGGCGTTTCGATCATCCCGGCGCTGATCGGCAGCCTGCTGAAGTCCGAACGCGTTGTCATGCGGCCATTCGCGCCGCCGCTGTGGAGCGACTACGGTATCGCCACGCTGCGCGAAGCGCCACTTTCCAGGCCGATGTTGATGTTCATCGCCATGTTGAAAGAGCGACTTGTCGGTGATGGCGTGCTGACCAAGCCGATCTGA
- the ligD gene encoding DNA ligase D has translation MAAEKLRTYRQKRDFSKTREPRGVEQASEGNRFVVHKHHATADHYDLRLELDGVLKSWAVPRGPSLNPADKRLAVETEDHPLDYIDFEGLIPEGEYGGGPMIVWDAGVWAPMEDARASLEKGAFKFRLWGEKLKGGWMLARLKPKPGEDKRNWLLFKEHDPAVDETTDILEARPESVKSGRRIEELVAAPKKPPSKPGDLKPGKLAGAVRASMPARIEPQLATAALKPPSGEGWLHEIKFDGYRTMVHLEGGSARLITRSGIDWTKRYGKLAAAFRDLPCSDAVIDGEIVVLDDKGISRFAALQDALASGHDELLVFYAFDLVHLNGWDLTGTELAKRKGLLETLLAGHVHAQSALQLSGHVEGDGQALYDQATEMGLEGVVSKRATAHYNSGRSHSWSKTKALDKDDFVIAGYTTSRAAEGLAALALGEWVDGELQYRGKVGTGFDAETLQSLLHRLEGLREGAAKLDGAPKEVIPVRPVLNAHIHFANRTSDNALRHAVFKGLREAELSEAPQAPRKRLITDADLAAVTITNPERRMLGKSGPTKLDIAVYYAAVGDFMLPHIMGRPVSLFRCPTGQHKDCFFQRHAFTGMPASIASFETKNSEDESKTYISVEDAKGYLALAQFGVVEFHVWGALRKRLDKPDRVVFDLDPGEGIGWREVVEAAVHVRDELTKMGLVPFVKTSGGSGIHVVVPTTGKLGWKQFHQASSEISSRIASTAPDTFTTVMGKDNRKKRIFIDFHRNARSATAAAPYSLRARTNMPASTPLNWADLESIDAPADLNYSSLPGLVVRSGDPWAEISDHAKDLPAAVIAKSKS, from the coding sequence ATGGCAGCGGAAAAGCTTCGCACCTACCGGCAAAAGCGCGATTTCTCAAAGACGCGCGAGCCGCGCGGCGTCGAGCAGGCGAGCGAGGGCAACCGCTTTGTCGTGCACAAGCATCATGCCACTGCCGACCACTACGATCTTCGCCTCGAACTCGACGGCGTGCTCAAGAGCTGGGCCGTGCCGCGTGGCCCCTCGCTCAATCCGGCCGACAAGCGCCTTGCGGTGGAGACCGAGGACCACCCGCTCGACTACATCGACTTCGAAGGACTGATCCCGGAAGGCGAGTATGGCGGCGGGCCGATGATCGTCTGGGACGCCGGCGTATGGGCGCCGATGGAGGACGCACGGGCGTCGCTTGAGAAAGGCGCGTTCAAGTTCCGGCTGTGGGGCGAAAAGCTCAAGGGCGGCTGGATGCTGGCGCGGCTGAAGCCAAAGCCAGGCGAAGACAAGCGCAACTGGCTGCTGTTCAAGGAACACGATCCGGCAGTCGACGAGACGACGGACATTCTCGAAGCCCGGCCCGAAAGCGTGAAGTCGGGGCGGCGCATCGAGGAACTGGTCGCCGCGCCGAAAAAGCCACCATCGAAACCCGGAGATCTCAAGCCCGGCAAGCTTGCCGGGGCGGTACGGGCGTCGATGCCGGCACGGATCGAACCACAATTGGCCACCGCAGCACTCAAGCCGCCATCGGGCGAGGGATGGCTGCACGAGATCAAGTTCGACGGCTACCGCACCATGGTGCATCTCGAAGGCGGTTCGGCCAGACTGATCACGCGTAGCGGCATCGACTGGACGAAACGTTATGGCAAGCTTGCGGCGGCGTTTCGCGACCTGCCATGCAGCGACGCCGTCATCGACGGCGAGATCGTCGTGCTCGACGACAAGGGCATCAGCCGGTTCGCCGCACTGCAGGACGCGCTAGCCAGCGGACACGACGAGCTTCTGGTGTTTTATGCCTTCGACCTTGTCCATCTCAACGGCTGGGACCTGACGGGTACGGAGCTCGCGAAGCGCAAGGGCCTGCTGGAGACGCTGCTTGCCGGCCATGTCCACGCCCAGTCGGCGCTTCAGCTCAGTGGGCACGTCGAGGGCGACGGGCAGGCGCTGTACGACCAGGCGACCGAGATGGGGCTCGAGGGCGTGGTGTCGAAACGGGCCACGGCGCACTACAACTCCGGGCGTTCGCACAGCTGGTCCAAGACCAAGGCGCTGGACAAGGACGACTTCGTCATCGCCGGCTACACCACCTCGCGCGCCGCCGAGGGGCTGGCCGCCCTAGCGCTCGGCGAATGGGTCGATGGCGAGTTGCAGTATCGCGGCAAGGTTGGAACCGGCTTCGACGCCGAGACGTTGCAGTCATTGCTGCATCGGCTGGAAGGCCTGCGCGAAGGTGCGGCGAAGCTTGATGGCGCGCCGAAGGAGGTCATCCCAGTGCGGCCGGTGCTCAACGCCCATATCCATTTTGCCAACCGCACCAGCGACAATGCGCTGCGTCACGCGGTATTCAAAGGGCTGCGCGAAGCGGAGCTGTCAGAGGCGCCCCAGGCGCCCCGCAAGCGGCTGATCACCGACGCCGACCTTGCCGCCGTCACGATCACCAATCCGGAACGCCGGATGCTCGGCAAGTCAGGTCCGACCAAGCTCGACATTGCCGTCTATTACGCCGCCGTCGGTGACTTCATGCTGCCGCATATCATGGGGCGACCGGTCTCGCTGTTCAGGTGCCCGACCGGGCAGCACAAGGATTGCTTTTTCCAGCGCCACGCCTTTACCGGCATGCCGGCATCGATCGCCTCGTTCGAGACCAAGAACTCCGAGGACGAGAGCAAGACCTACATTTCGGTCGAGGACGCCAAGGGCTACCTCGCGCTGGCGCAGTTCGGCGTCGTCGAGTTTCACGTCTGGGGTGCATTGCGCAAGCGCCTGGACAAGCCTGACCGGGTCGTCTTCGATCTCGACCCGGGCGAGGGCATCGGCTGGCGCGAGGTCGTCGAGGCGGCAGTGCATGTCCGCGACGAGCTGACGAAGATGGGGCTTGTGCCTTTCGTGAAGACATCGGGCGGCAGCGGCATCCACGTCGTCGTGCCGACCACAGGCAAGCTCGGCTGGAAGCAGTTCCATCAGGCAAGCAGCGAAATCTCGTCGCGGATCGCCAGCACCGCGCCCGACACCTTCACCACTGTGATGGGCAAGGACAACCGGAAGAAGCGCATCTTCATAGACTTCCACCGCAACGCGCGCAGCGCGACGGCTGCCGCGCCATACAGTCTTCGCGCCCGTACAAACATGCCGGCGTCGACGCCGCTCAACTGGGCGGATCTCGAGTCCATCGACGCTCCAGCGGATTTGAACTATTCTTCGCTTCCCGGACTTGTGGTCAGGTCGGGCGATCCTTGGGCAGAGATATCAGATCATGCCAAGGACTTGCCGGCCGCGGTCATCGCCAAGAGTAAGTCTTGA
- a CDS encoding Ku protein gives MAPRASWKGYLKLSLVSCPVRLYPATSTSERISFNQLHKDTHNRINMKPVDPELGLVERSDLVKGYEYEDKKYVVIDEADIDSVKIESNHTMNIEAFVDEDSVDVIYQDAPYYLAPDGAMAEETFAVLREALRKSGKLAIARLVLSSRERVVTIGARENGMFVCTLRNPNEVRGTAEYFGNIPAGKPEPEMLELAEALIKQKHTTFDPKNYEDRYEIALMKMIKEKLKGHKPIIAAAPERGNVVNLMDALKASLGQAKPPAKSKTKAEPAAEKPAAKLSVVGGGKAAKGKK, from the coding sequence ATGGCACCAAGGGCAAGTTGGAAGGGGTATCTGAAACTAAGTCTGGTCAGCTGCCCGGTACGGCTGTACCCGGCGACCAGCACGAGCGAGCGCATCAGCTTCAATCAGCTGCACAAGGACACGCACAACCGCATCAACATGAAGCCGGTCGATCCGGAGCTGGGCCTTGTCGAGCGCTCCGATCTGGTCAAAGGCTACGAATACGAAGACAAGAAGTACGTCGTCATCGACGAAGCAGACATCGACAGCGTAAAGATCGAATCCAATCACACGATGAACATCGAGGCCTTTGTCGACGAGGATTCCGTCGACGTGATCTATCAGGATGCGCCCTATTATCTGGCGCCCGATGGCGCGATGGCCGAGGAAACGTTTGCCGTGCTGCGTGAGGCACTGCGCAAGTCAGGCAAGCTCGCCATAGCCCGCCTGGTCCTGTCGAGCCGCGAGCGCGTGGTGACCATCGGTGCGCGCGAAAACGGCATGTTCGTCTGCACCTTGCGCAATCCCAACGAAGTGCGCGGCACGGCAGAGTATTTCGGCAACATCCCGGCCGGCAAGCCGGAGCCGGAAATGCTCGAACTGGCCGAGGCGCTGATCAAGCAGAAGCATACGACGTTCGATCCGAAGAATTACGAGGACCGCTACGAGATTGCCTTGATGAAGATGATCAAGGAGAAGCTGAAAGGGCACAAGCCGATCATCGCGGCCGCTCCCGAGCGTGGCAATGTGGTCAACCTGATGGATGCGCTGAAGGCCAGCCTCGGCCAGGCCAAACCGCCGGCCAAGAGCAAGACCAAGGCCGAGCCGGCGGCAGAGAAGCCGGCGGCCAAACTTTCGGTCGTTGGTGGTGGCAAGGCAGCGAAAGGCAAGAAGTGA
- a CDS encoding tetratricopeptide repeat protein, whose product MRAISGRIFGLVGALAAFPRRLAVREVARQGGELQHGVTRRTTDVVVGRTLLGKLDEAQLEARLQAASGSGRPVLSENGFLRALDLLDRVEGAEMTRQSLVDQSRIAPHAFDFLSLFDAFESDSEPYAFRDLILARKYAGLLAGGATWSAIARSVQRSGAVASLSALSLHADGKDVIYARLGADLAELDGQRLLPLGRSGDAELEEMFVLAEEAEEGGSYAEAAALYARCLAADPSDSVAAFNRANCLRAAGNSQEAMQTYLRAIKLDPKFVEAWFNLGGLFAAEGKVLTARRHLKKAVALDPTYADAMFNLANLEYEAGDLAEARHWWSLYLEIDGTSEWAKTAAKGIQYADLHLRERTAS is encoded by the coding sequence GTGAGGGCAATTTCGGGCAGGATCTTTGGCCTGGTCGGTGCGCTCGCCGCCTTTCCCAGGCGGCTCGCCGTGCGCGAGGTCGCCCGCCAGGGCGGCGAACTGCAGCATGGCGTGACGCGGCGTACGACCGATGTCGTTGTCGGCAGAACCCTTCTTGGCAAGCTTGATGAAGCGCAGTTGGAAGCACGGCTTCAGGCTGCCTCCGGCTCGGGTCGCCCGGTGCTCAGCGAAAATGGATTTCTCCGGGCGCTCGACCTGCTGGACCGGGTCGAGGGCGCGGAGATGACCCGGCAATCGCTGGTCGATCAGTCACGCATCGCGCCACACGCCTTCGACTTCCTGTCGCTGTTCGACGCCTTCGAAAGCGACAGCGAGCCCTACGCGTTTCGCGACCTGATCCTGGCCAGGAAATATGCCGGGCTTTTGGCCGGCGGCGCGACCTGGAGCGCTATCGCCAGGTCGGTCCAACGTTCGGGTGCGGTGGCATCGCTGAGTGCGCTGTCGCTGCATGCCGACGGCAAGGACGTGATCTACGCCCGTCTTGGCGCTGATCTCGCCGAGTTGGATGGCCAGCGGCTGTTGCCGCTTGGGCGAAGCGGTGACGCCGAACTCGAGGAGATGTTCGTGCTTGCCGAAGAGGCGGAAGAGGGCGGCTCCTACGCCGAGGCTGCGGCGCTCTATGCCCGCTGCCTTGCCGCCGATCCGAGCGACAGCGTGGCGGCATTCAACCGCGCCAACTGCCTGCGCGCGGCCGGCAACAGCCAGGAGGCGATGCAGACCTATCTCAGGGCGATAAAGCTCGACCCGAAATTCGTCGAAGCCTGGTTCAACCTCGGCGGGCTGTTTGCCGCCGAAGGCAAGGTGCTCACCGCCCGACGCCACCTCAAGAAGGCCGTGGCACTCGACCCGACCTATGCCGATGCGATGTTCAATCTCGCCAATCTTGAATATGAGGCCGGCGACCTGGCCGAAGCCAGGCACTGGTGGTCGCTCTATCTCGAAATTGACGGCACGTCGGAATGGGCCAAGACCGCCGCCAAGGGCATCCAGTATGCCGATCTGCATCTCAGGGAACGAACGGCAAGCTAG
- a CDS encoding alpha/beta family hydrolase has product MAVSFLFDGPEDADISVLLAHGAGAPMDSASMTAAANALAKAGLRVARFEFGYMAARRSEGARKPPPRAETLNPEYKAAVDQLTAKGPLVIGGKSMGGRVASMIADELYASGKIVGLLCLGYPFHPPAKPTQLRTRHLAALATPTLIVQGTRDEFGTVEEVPGYELSDRIELLWLEDGDHDLKPRKSISGFSAADHLKTLSDAVAAWSTRLT; this is encoded by the coding sequence ATGGCGGTGAGTTTTCTTTTCGATGGTCCAGAAGACGCCGATATATCAGTGCTTTTGGCCCATGGCGCGGGCGCGCCGATGGATTCGGCGTCGATGACGGCTGCCGCCAATGCGCTTGCAAAGGCTGGACTTCGGGTGGCGCGCTTCGAATTCGGCTACATGGCGGCGCGGCGTAGCGAAGGTGCCCGCAAGCCGCCGCCAAGGGCTGAAACCCTGAACCCCGAATACAAGGCAGCCGTTGACCAACTTACCGCCAAAGGACCGCTTGTCATCGGCGGCAAGTCGATGGGCGGGCGCGTTGCCAGCATGATCGCCGACGAATTGTATGCGTCGGGCAAGATCGTTGGGCTTCTGTGCCTGGGCTATCCGTTCCACCCGCCGGCCAAGCCGACGCAGTTGCGCACCAGACATCTCGCGGCGCTCGCGACGCCGACACTGATCGTACAGGGCACGCGCGACGAGTTCGGCACGGTCGAGGAGGTTCCCGGCTATGAGCTGTCCGATCGCATCGAGCTGTTGTGGCTCGAGGATGGCGACCACGATCTCAAGCCGCGCAAGAGCATTTCAGGCTTCTCCGCCGCCGACCATCTGAAAACGTTGAGCGATGCGGTTGCTGCCTGGTCGACCCGGCTGACCTGA
- the xth gene encoding exodeoxyribonuclease III, protein MKIATFNVNNVNRRLENLLAWLKESDPDVVCLQELKAADRQLPRSAIEAAGYGAVWLGQPTWNGVAILARDAEPVVTRWELPGDPDDRHARYIEAAVNGVLIASLYAPNGNPQPGPKFDYKLAWHSRLNAHAATLLAADVPAVLAGDFNVAPEPRDVYATKSYDDNALVQPESRTAFRQLLDQGWTDAIRKTFPAEMVYTFWDYRRNRWPRDAGLRLDHLLLSKKMAKRLTGAGVDRDVRGHEDASDHAPVWICTK, encoded by the coding sequence ATGAAGATCGCCACCTTCAACGTCAACAACGTCAATCGCAGGCTCGAAAATCTTCTGGCATGGCTAAAGGAGTCAGATCCCGATGTGGTGTGCCTGCAGGAGTTGAAGGCGGCTGATAGACAGCTGCCGCGTTCAGCCATCGAGGCGGCGGGATATGGAGCAGTCTGGCTGGGACAGCCGACCTGGAACGGCGTGGCGATCCTCGCGCGCGATGCCGAGCCGGTCGTGACACGCTGGGAGCTGCCCGGCGATCCCGACGACCGCCATGCCCGCTATATCGAGGCTGCGGTGAACGGCGTGCTGATCGCTTCGCTCTATGCGCCGAACGGCAATCCACAACCGGGGCCCAAATTCGACTACAAGCTGGCCTGGCACAGCAGGCTCAATGCCCATGCGGCAACGCTGCTTGCGGCCGATGTTCCGGCGGTGCTTGCGGGCGACTTCAATGTCGCGCCCGAGCCCCGCGACGTCTACGCAACCAAATCTTACGACGACAACGCGCTCGTCCAGCCCGAGAGCCGTACCGCCTTCAGGCAATTGCTCGATCAGGGCTGGACCGATGCCATCCGCAAGACCTTTCCCGCCGAGATGGTCTACACCTTCTGGGACTACAGGCGAAACCGTTGGCCGCGCGACGCCGGGCTGCGGCTCGACCATCTGCTGCTGAGCAAGAAGATGGCCAAGCGCCTCACCGGCGCAGGCGTGGATCGCGATGTACGCGGCCACGAAGACGCGAGCGACCATGCCCCGGTGTGGATCTGTACGAAATAG
- a CDS encoding DUF2218 domain-containing protein gives MPKSTASVATEHASRYLQQLCKHWSHKFSVDFSPAEGRIDLGEGRIVDLRADDHTLTVHIEAEDLPRMEQVVVDHIVRFAFREELKFEWRPA, from the coding sequence ATGCCGAAATCAACTGCATCGGTCGCTACCGAACATGCCAGCCGCTACCTGCAGCAGCTCTGCAAGCACTGGAGCCACAAGTTTTCAGTCGACTTTTCACCTGCTGAAGGGCGCATCGACCTTGGCGAAGGACGCATTGTCGACCTGCGCGCCGACGACCATACGCTGACGGTCCATATCGAGGCCGAAGACCTGCCGCGCATGGAACAGGTCGTTGTCGACCATATCGTGCGTTTCGCCTTCCGCGAGGAGCTGAAATTCGAGTGGCGCCCGGCCTGA
- a CDS encoding GGDEF domain-containing protein has product MLDRLNAITHRRWGQVALLTLAGALLFVLVGLAFRMLVFAGADAEMLWREAVNAFVLPLLFITPLLVLLGLSETENASLRQKYAQELAHDSLTSCLTGPLFTAAIDVVATSSGSARRPGALLVVDIDHLRRLNEQIGYGAGNQALSAVAGIIRASVRSGDLVGRIGGDEFAVYLPGANKANAEKVAERIRHAVAEAHFEPVAGGLTWPLTVSVGAVLFETDATADELLLTADRQMQAAKDKGRNRIEYAHLRQDSSSSHPSLH; this is encoded by the coding sequence ATGTTAGACAGGCTGAATGCAATAACACATCGCCGGTGGGGCCAGGTTGCGCTCCTGACGTTGGCTGGCGCGCTTTTGTTCGTGCTCGTCGGACTGGCCTTCCGCATGCTTGTCTTTGCCGGCGCGGATGCCGAAATGCTCTGGCGCGAAGCGGTCAACGCTTTCGTCTTACCGCTCCTCTTCATCACGCCTCTGCTGGTCCTGCTCGGCCTCAGCGAGACAGAAAATGCCTCGCTCAGGCAGAAATATGCCCAGGAGCTGGCGCATGACAGTCTGACGTCATGCCTCACCGGCCCGTTGTTCACGGCTGCAATCGACGTTGTCGCCACAAGTTCAGGCTCCGCGCGGCGGCCGGGCGCGCTGCTGGTGGTCGACATCGATCATCTCAGGCGGCTCAACGAGCAGATCGGCTATGGCGCCGGCAACCAGGCGCTCAGCGCGGTTGCCGGCATCATCCGTGCTTCGGTGCGAAGCGGCGATCTTGTCGGGCGCATCGGCGGCGACGAATTCGCCGTCTATCTCCCTGGGGCAAACAAGGCGAATGCCGAGAAGGTCGCCGAGCGTATCCGGCATGCAGTTGCCGAGGCGCACTTCGAACCCGTGGCCGGCGGTTTGACCTGGCCCTTGACCGTCAGCGTCGGCGCCGTACTGTTTGAAACGGACGCGACCGCCGACGAACTGCTTCTCACCGCCGATCGCCAGATGCAGGCCGCCAAGGATAAGGGGCGCAACCGCATCGAGTACGCCCATCTCCGGCAAGACTCCTCATCATCCCACCCCTCGCTTCATTGA
- a CDS encoding ArsR/SmtB family transcription factor, translating into MALADPVRRRILQRLGASESRVTDVAAEFSISLNSVSKHIRLLERARLIERNVSGREHILRFRPEPLSEVQQWIAAQQAFWASRLQAIDDLLTAEDAANEIPPRKEKKRV; encoded by the coding sequence ATGGCGCTCGCCGATCCTGTTCGGCGGCGCATATTGCAGCGATTGGGGGCCTCAGAATCCCGCGTCACCGATGTTGCCGCCGAGTTTTCAATCTCGCTGAATTCGGTGAGCAAGCACATCCGTCTTTTGGAGCGAGCGAGGCTCATCGAGCGGAATGTGTCCGGGCGTGAGCACATACTTCGCTTCCGCCCCGAGCCGCTCTCTGAGGTTCAACAATGGATCGCGGCTCAGCAAGCCTTCTGGGCGAGCCGGCTTCAAGCCATCGACGATCTTTTGACGGCCGAAGATGCGGCGAATGAGATACCACCTCGCAAGGAGAAGAAGCGTGTCTAG
- a CDS encoding SRPBCC family protein, translating to MSRTIEAKTRHEFKASAERVFDAWLDPVKMRSWAAQPVPGMPSFDIRRVEIDARVGGKFTFSDMREDGEAVHWGYYLEIDRPRKLVFTWFTSEEEEQENNSLVTLTIEPLDNGCRATIVHSMDERWAEWAKQTAAGWAFMLRQIDLYFGADANGDQSSVQ from the coding sequence GTGTCTAGAACCATTGAAGCGAAGACGCGCCATGAGTTCAAGGCGTCGGCCGAGCGCGTATTCGATGCATGGCTCGATCCGGTGAAAATGCGGTCCTGGGCGGCGCAACCTGTCCCGGGAATGCCCTCATTCGATATTCGTAGGGTCGAGATCGACGCGCGAGTCGGCGGCAAGTTCACCTTTTCAGATATGCGGGAAGACGGCGAGGCAGTCCATTGGGGCTACTACCTCGAAATCGATCGACCCCGGAAGCTTGTCTTCACCTGGTTCACCTCGGAGGAGGAAGAACAGGAGAACAACTCCCTCGTCACCCTGACAATCGAACCGCTCGACAACGGATGCCGAGCGACCATCGTGCACAGTATGGATGAGCGCTGGGCCGAATGGGCGAAGCAGACAGCGGCTGGCTGGGCCTTCATGCTGCGCCAGATCGACTTGTATTTCGGGGCGGACGCAAACGGCGACCAGAGCAGCGTCCAGTAG
- a CDS encoding tyrosine-type recombinase/integrase: MARALNRLSDVYVRSTKLEAGRHSDGGGLYLNVATGGSKSWLFMWARDGKRREMGMGAFPAVSLAKARAKAIEFRTVVADGRDPIIERDKEAESTFGDAADKFLASMEKSWKNEKHRAQWKMTLEQYCAPMRAKRVSAIGTDDILAVLTPIWHDKAETASRLRGRIERVLDFARAKGWRQGENPALWRGHLKSLLPTRQKLQRGHHPAMPYGDVPDFVARLQVADAMAARGLEFLILTAGRSGEVLEAEWTEFDLDTGVWTVPARRMKAGKEHRVPLSDRALSIVRALYETRINNYVFPGHRKDRPLSVMAFTMLLRRMKVGQYTAHGFRSSFRDWTGDCTTFAREVAEAALAHEVGNKVELAYRRSDALEKRRKLMTAWANFCVKGESSNVVRMKRQRSQAVTGG, translated from the coding sequence ATGGCTCGCGCGCTTAACCGGCTCTCCGATGTTTACGTCCGTTCAACGAAGCTGGAGGCCGGCCGTCACAGCGACGGCGGAGGGCTCTATCTGAACGTTGCCACTGGCGGTTCGAAGTCATGGCTTTTCATGTGGGCTCGCGATGGAAAGCGCCGCGAGATGGGCATGGGCGCCTTTCCAGCTGTTTCACTTGCCAAGGCCAGAGCAAAGGCCATCGAGTTTCGGACAGTCGTTGCAGACGGTCGAGATCCAATCATCGAACGCGATAAGGAAGCGGAGTCCACGTTCGGCGATGCCGCGGACAAATTCCTCGCCAGCATGGAGAAGAGCTGGAAAAATGAGAAGCATCGCGCGCAATGGAAGATGACGCTGGAGCAATACTGTGCGCCGATGAGGGCAAAGCGAGTCTCCGCAATAGGCACCGACGATATCCTCGCTGTGCTCACACCGATCTGGCACGACAAGGCTGAGACGGCTTCTCGGCTCCGTGGGCGCATCGAGCGGGTGTTGGATTTCGCACGAGCTAAGGGATGGCGCCAAGGTGAGAATCCGGCCTTGTGGCGCGGGCATCTCAAAAGCCTTTTGCCGACGCGACAGAAGCTCCAGCGCGGTCACCATCCTGCGATGCCGTATGGTGATGTACCAGACTTCGTCGCGCGGCTCCAAGTAGCCGACGCCATGGCGGCGCGCGGGCTTGAGTTCCTAATCCTCACCGCCGGGCGATCAGGCGAAGTGCTAGAGGCCGAATGGACAGAATTTGACCTCGACACGGGTGTATGGACAGTGCCCGCGCGAAGAATGAAAGCTGGTAAGGAGCATCGTGTTCCTCTGTCTGACCGCGCCCTTTCGATTGTGCGGGCGCTGTACGAAACCAGGATCAACAACTACGTGTTCCCTGGTCATAGGAAAGACCGGCCGCTTTCCGTCATGGCCTTCACTATGCTGCTGCGCCGTATGAAGGTCGGCCAGTACACTGCCCACGGTTTCAGAAGCTCGTTTCGTGATTGGACAGGCGACTGCACAACGTTCGCGCGGGAGGTCGCCGAAGCGGCGCTCGCCCACGAGGTCGGAAACAAGGTCGAACTGGCCTACCGCCGTTCTGACGCCCTGGAGAAACGTCGCAAGCTGATGACCGCGTGGGCCAATTTTTGTGTCAAAGGCGAGTCGTCGAACGTGGTTCGGATGAAACGCCAACGATCCCAGGCGGTTACAGGCGGTTGA